One window from the genome of Kaistella carnis encodes:
- a CDS encoding serine hydrolase, with amino-acid sequence MKRQFFIFFLFFSLFAFSQVEEQKLDQLIQNTLKTFDVPGISVGIVKDGKVLYAKGFGVSSLTSKQKMDENTLVGIASNSKGFTATALAMLADEGKLNFDDKVSKYIPEFQMNDAYVSQEVTIKDLITHRAGLGLGQGDLMFFPEGGPLTVNDIIHNVRYLKPENPFRTTLDYNNIMFIVAGEVIHRVSGLSWAEFIEQRILKPVGMTSSFGSYNRAKAANVSNIIDAHAPVDGKVVAVPHDWNETGNAAGGIMSNIKDMTTWAEFLINGFTTKDGKKLVTDKQIQQLWNLQISTPVALKNPYDSNFGGYGLGWFLTDVKGHKQVYHTGGLIGTVTQFTLIPDLKLGIIVLTNQQSGAAFSTITNTIKDSYLGMPQKDWLKTYGDRMAKMEAEYVKGKKEIFAKSDTFKKDKNSQIKGEQIVGTYTDPWFGDIQISKEGNAFRIFCKNSPRLKGELLPYSPNVMIAKWDDRSYDADAFVNFNLDENGKAQGMKLKPISDVTDFSFDFEDLDLKRTK; translated from the coding sequence ATGAAACGTCAGTTTTTTATTTTCTTTCTCTTCTTTTCCCTATTTGCTTTTTCTCAGGTAGAGGAACAAAAACTGGATCAATTGATTCAAAATACTTTAAAAACTTTTGATGTTCCCGGAATTTCTGTGGGTATTGTAAAAGATGGAAAAGTACTTTATGCTAAAGGTTTTGGCGTAAGTTCTCTTACTTCAAAGCAGAAGATGGATGAAAATACGCTCGTAGGAATTGCTTCCAACTCCAAAGGTTTTACCGCAACAGCTCTTGCTATGTTGGCAGATGAAGGTAAATTAAATTTTGACGATAAAGTGTCAAAATATATTCCCGAATTTCAGATGAATGATGCGTACGTTTCCCAGGAAGTCACCATAAAAGATTTAATTACCCACCGCGCAGGATTGGGACTGGGACAAGGCGATTTGATGTTTTTCCCGGAAGGTGGACCATTAACAGTCAACGATATCATTCATAATGTTAGATATTTAAAACCGGAAAATCCCTTCCGCACCACGTTGGATTATAACAATATTATGTTCATTGTCGCCGGAGAAGTGATTCACAGAGTTTCGGGGCTTTCCTGGGCAGAATTTATTGAACAGAGAATTTTGAAACCCGTAGGAATGACTTCCAGCTTTGGAAGTTATAACAGAGCAAAAGCCGCTAATGTTTCCAATATTATCGATGCACACGCGCCTGTAGATGGTAAAGTAGTGGCCGTTCCGCACGACTGGAATGAAACAGGGAACGCAGCAGGCGGAATCATGAGTAACATCAAGGATATGACCACTTGGGCAGAGTTTTTAATCAATGGTTTTACTACAAAAGACGGTAAAAAACTTGTCACCGATAAGCAAATTCAGCAATTGTGGAATCTGCAGATTTCTACTCCGGTAGCCTTAAAGAATCCGTACGATTCAAATTTCGGAGGATATGGTTTAGGTTGGTTTTTAACGGATGTAAAAGGCCATAAACAAGTTTATCACACAGGAGGTTTAATTGGTACAGTAACGCAGTTTACCTTAATTCCAGACTTGAAATTGGGCATCATCGTACTAACGAATCAGCAAAGTGGTGCGGCGTTCAGCACCATTACCAATACCATAAAAGATTCCTATCTGGGAATGCCGCAAAAAGATTGGTTGAAGACCTATGGCGACAGAATGGCGAAAATGGAAGCCGAATATGTCAAAGGGAAAAAAGAAATATTTGCAAAATCAGATACCTTTAAAAAAGATAAAAATTCCCAAATAAAAGGAGAACAAATCGTCGGGACTTATACTGATCCTTGGTTTGGCGATATCCAAATTTCTAAGGAAGGAAATGCTTTCCGCATTTTTTGTAAAAATTCTCCGAGATTAAAAGGGGAATTGTTGCCGTATTCCCCAAATGTGATGATCGCTAAATGGGATGATCGAAGTTATGATGCCGATGCATTTGTTAACTTTAATTTAGATGAAAATGGTAAAGCACAAGGAATGAAACTAAAGCCTATTTCTGATGTAACCGATTTTAGTTTCGATTTTGAAGATTTAGATTTGAAGAGAACGAAATAA
- a CDS encoding VOC family protein — protein MMLQSVIPKLPMRNKDFTKSHYVQKLQFDIVREYPDYLLLSKDKIEIHFFLFKDLDPKENYGQVYIRTVNIEDLYQSFIDNGVEIHPNGKLRKKSLGTNGIFSARS, from the coding sequence ATGATGCTTCAGTCGGTCATTCCCAAATTACCTATGCGAAATAAAGATTTCACCAAAAGTCATTATGTGCAAAAATTGCAGTTTGATATTGTGCGTGAATATCCGGACTATTTACTGCTCTCAAAAGACAAAATAGAGATCCATTTCTTTCTTTTTAAAGATCTTGATCCAAAAGAAAATTACGGCCAGGTTTATATCAGAACTGTAAATATTGAGGATCTCTACCAAAGCTTTATCGATAATGGCGTTGAAATACACCCCAATGGTAAACTGCGAAAAAAAAGTCTGGGGACCAATGGAATTTTCAGTGCTCGATCCTGA
- a CDS encoding response regulator, whose translation MTFKRNLLYGLGTALILLFFSSFASYFSIKTLIDNSQMVRKSNQIIKDLDNVFSLVKDAETGQRGYLLTGDQVFLEPYTKSKDKISGALDQLSSEISNTATQSKNLEKLKSSVNDRLEILEKNLNDKKNKNAVTTQQLLAGKNYMDNIRSTVSMMQNEEKLILQSRTESMDKLASYTPFLIILSSLLAIIITLVFFRKVSQDYNEKNQLTSALELKNEETENRLIAIEKVAAQISAGDYNVLLDQNAKDSLGNVALPLNQMAESLQNSFKTLEEKEWLSSAIAKLNARTMGEKSIEKLSTDVLESIIESTESNFAALYLLEEDNKLHLRGSYALTDSGLNRVFKTGEGIIGEAFRSSKQIKVENIQDSESTISYASGNTKPKNIIALPITRYNFPIGVIEIGTTKEFSAQEIEFLTSVSGNIGLAVYSAQSRIKMQELLEETQAQSEELQTQHSELENINAELEAQSQKLLASEEELRVQQEELMQSNQELEERTSLLEEKNALIEQHNIDIQQKSRELEQSTKYKSEFLANMSHELRTPLNSILLLSKLMADSDDLDEQYVEYAEVMQSSGQGLLTLIDEILDLSKIESGKMTLEISEVPLEEITTDMKMLFNPVAKQKNLALNIEIEPETSQILNTDKLRLEQVLKNLLSNAIKFTSEGSITLNVSTDEAKEKIFFKVIDTGIGIAKDKLKMVFEAFQQADGSTQRKYGGTGLGLSISRELARLLGGQIELKSTEGVGSEFTLIVPVDLEEAPIEEIEPVPEKVVYPVVEAPKQPERYIADRIPQAIPDDRENIVEGDKVILIIEDDTAFAKILMDFSRTKNYKVIAAVRGDVGIEMAQHYKPLAILLDIQLPIMDGWQVMEALKSNPETKPIPVHIMSSMKMKQESLLRGAVDFINKPFALEQMQEVFKKLENALNRSPKKVLIVEENEQHAKALSYFLSANSINTDIVNNVAQSIDALQNQEIDCVILDMGMPDRNAYETLETIKQNKGLEHLPIIVFTGKNLSQGEESRIKKYADSIVVKTAYSYQRILDEAGLFLHLVEEKNKKKQDQVSGFENLSELRNILKDKKVLIADDDVRNIFSLTKALELQGMKVLPAMDGKEALKVLKQDDSVDVVLMDMMMPEMDGYETIREIRTEQKYKNLPILAVTAKAMMGDREKCIAVGASDYISKPVDIDQLVSLLRVWLYDKI comes from the coding sequence ATGACTTTTAAAAGAAATCTACTATATGGTCTCGGGACCGCACTGATCCTCTTATTCTTCAGTTCTTTTGCATCCTATTTCAGCATTAAAACTCTGATTGATAATTCGCAGATGGTTCGGAAAAGTAACCAGATTATTAAAGACCTCGATAACGTGTTTTCGTTAGTAAAAGATGCAGAAACCGGACAGCGCGGTTATCTTTTAACCGGAGATCAGGTATTTCTGGAACCTTACACCAAATCAAAAGACAAAATTTCTGGAGCTCTAGATCAATTATCTTCCGAAATCAGCAATACTGCGACGCAGAGCAAAAACCTGGAAAAACTAAAATCTTCTGTTAACGACCGTCTAGAAATTTTAGAAAAGAATTTAAATGATAAAAAAAATAAAAATGCTGTAACGACACAGCAGCTTTTAGCAGGCAAGAACTATATGGACAATATCCGCAGTACGGTGAGTATGATGCAAAATGAAGAAAAACTGATTTTGCAGTCGCGCACCGAAAGTATGGATAAACTCGCGTCCTACACTCCATTTCTTATTATTCTTTCCTCCTTGCTCGCCATAATCATTACGCTTGTTTTCTTCCGAAAAGTTTCTCAGGACTATAATGAAAAGAATCAACTGACCAGTGCTTTGGAACTTAAAAACGAAGAAACAGAGAACCGACTTATTGCGATTGAAAAGGTTGCAGCCCAAATTTCGGCGGGCGATTACAACGTTCTTTTAGATCAAAATGCCAAAGACAGTCTCGGAAACGTCGCCCTTCCACTAAACCAAATGGCAGAATCCCTTCAAAACTCCTTTAAAACACTGGAAGAAAAAGAATGGTTAAGTTCTGCGATTGCAAAATTGAATGCGCGAACGATGGGGGAAAAAAGCATCGAAAAACTGTCTACAGATGTATTGGAAAGTATCATCGAAAGTACGGAAAGTAATTTTGCAGCGCTCTATCTGCTAGAAGAAGACAACAAGCTTCACCTGCGCGGAAGTTATGCTTTGACGGACAGTGGACTGAACAGAGTCTTCAAAACTGGCGAAGGAATTATCGGCGAGGCATTCCGTTCATCAAAACAAATTAAGGTCGAAAACATACAGGACAGTGAATCCACCATCAGTTATGCTTCGGGAAACACGAAACCGAAAAATATTATTGCCCTCCCAATTACTCGATATAATTTTCCGATCGGCGTAATTGAAATAGGAACAACGAAGGAGTTTTCCGCACAGGAAATTGAATTTCTTACATCAGTTTCCGGAAATATTGGACTGGCCGTTTATAGTGCGCAAAGCCGCATAAAAATGCAGGAACTTCTGGAGGAAACACAGGCTCAATCTGAGGAATTGCAAACCCAGCATTCAGAACTGGAAAACATCAATGCTGAACTGGAAGCCCAATCTCAAAAACTGCTCGCCTCCGAAGAAGAGCTGCGTGTACAACAAGAAGAATTGATGCAAAGCAATCAGGAGTTGGAAGAAAGAACCAGTTTACTGGAAGAAAAAAATGCCTTGATCGAACAACACAATATCGATATTCAACAGAAATCGCGTGAACTGGAACAGAGCACGAAATACAAATCGGAGTTTCTAGCGAACATGTCTCATGAATTGCGAACGCCGCTTAATTCAATTTTATTGCTCTCAAAATTGATGGCAGACAGCGACGACCTTGATGAACAATACGTAGAATATGCCGAAGTCATGCAGAGTTCAGGTCAGGGTTTACTTACGCTTATTGATGAAATTTTGGATCTTTCGAAAATTGAGTCCGGTAAAATGACGCTTGAGATCAGCGAAGTTCCTTTAGAGGAAATTACCACGGATATGAAGATGTTATTTAATCCGGTCGCAAAGCAAAAAAATCTTGCCTTAAATATTGAAATCGAGCCCGAGACATCGCAAATTTTAAACACCGATAAATTACGCCTGGAGCAAGTATTGAAGAATTTACTTTCCAATGCGATCAAATTTACTTCTGAAGGAAGCATTACTTTAAATGTATCGACCGACGAAGCGAAAGAAAAAATATTCTTTAAAGTAATTGATACGGGAATTGGTATCGCAAAAGACAAATTGAAAATGGTTTTCGAAGCCTTTCAGCAGGCCGACGGATCTACGCAGCGGAAATATGGCGGCACCGGCTTGGGATTGTCTATCAGCCGCGAACTCGCACGCTTATTGGGTGGGCAAATTGAGTTAAAAAGTACGGAAGGTGTTGGCAGCGAATTTACGTTAATCGTTCCTGTAGATTTAGAAGAAGCCCCAATTGAGGAAATTGAACCTGTTCCGGAAAAAGTGGTTTATCCCGTCGTAGAAGCTCCAAAACAACCGGAGAGATATATTGCTGACCGCATTCCTCAAGCGATTCCCGACGACCGTGAAAATATTGTCGAAGGAGATAAAGTAATTCTCATCATTGAAGATGATACCGCTTTTGCGAAGATTTTAATGGATTTCTCCCGAACGAAAAACTATAAAGTAATTGCGGCAGTTCGAGGTGATGTGGGGATTGAAATGGCACAGCATTACAAACCGCTTGCTATTTTACTCGATATTCAGTTACCAATTATGGATGGCTGGCAAGTGATGGAAGCCTTGAAATCAAATCCGGAAACGAAACCAATCCCTGTTCATATCATGTCTTCTATGAAAATGAAGCAGGAAAGTTTGCTACGAGGTGCAGTAGATTTCATCAACAAACCCTTCGCCCTGGAGCAAATGCAGGAAGTTTTCAAAAAGCTGGAGAATGCACTGAACCGCTCGCCGAAAAAGGTTTTAATCGTAGAAGAAAATGAACAGCACGCGAAAGCTTTAAGTTACTTTTTAAGCGCAAACAGCATTAATACTGATATTGTAAATAATGTTGCACAAAGTATAGATGCCTTGCAGAACCAAGAAATCGACTGCGTGATTCTCGATATGGGAATGCCGGATCGAAATGCCTACGAAACCCTTGAAACCATTAAACAAAACAAAGGATTGGAACATCTTCCCATCATTGTTTTCACCGGAAAAAATCTTTCACAGGGGGAAGAAAGCAGAATTAAAAAATATGCAGATTCCATTGTGGTTAAAACAGCATATTCCTACCAGCGTATTTTGGATGAAGCTGGATTATTCCTGCATCTCGTGGAAGAAAAAAACAAGAAAAAACAAGATCAAGTATCGGGTTTCGAAAATCTAAGTGAATTGCGAAACATTCTGAAAGATAAAAAAGTACTGATTGCAGATGATGATGTGCGAAATATTTTCTCTCTTACCAAAGCATTGGAACTTCAAGGAATGAAAGTTCTTCCCGCGATGGATGGGAAAGAAGCCCTAAAGGTTCTGAAACAAGATGACAGCGTAGATGTGGTGCTTATGGATATGATGATGCCGGAGATGGATGGTTATGAAACCATACGGGAAATCAGAACTGAACAGAAGTATAAAAATTTACCGATCCTGGCAGTCACAGCAAAAGCGATGATGGGAGACCGAGAGAAATGTATTGCGGTCGGGGCCTCAGATTACATTTCTAAACCGGTAGATATTGACCAGTTGGTTTCTTTATTACGAGTTTGGCTATACGACAAAATTTAA
- the mazG gene encoding nucleoside triphosphate pyrophosphohydrolase: MNSRQEQLDAFNRLLDIMNDLREKCPWDQKQTLQTLRHLTLEEVYELSDALLEEDLQEIKKELGDVLLHLVFYAKIGSEKGSFDIADVINSLNEKLIFRHPHIYGDVEVKDEEEVKQNWEQLKLKEGNKSILSGVTKGTPSLIKAYRIQDKVKGIGFEFANAEDAWKKVEEELVEFHAETDLYKKEQELGDVFFSLVNYARISGINPDTALERTNNKFINRFQKMENMALNKNLNLADLNLEQMDELWEEAKKNE, from the coding sequence ATGAATTCCAGACAAGAACAACTCGACGCTTTCAATCGCTTACTCGACATTATGAATGATCTGCGGGAGAAATGCCCGTGGGATCAAAAGCAAACTTTGCAAACGCTTCGACATTTGACTTTGGAAGAAGTGTATGAACTCTCAGATGCGTTGCTGGAAGAGGATTTACAGGAAATTAAAAAAGAGTTGGGCGATGTTTTACTTCATCTTGTTTTCTACGCTAAAATTGGGTCCGAAAAAGGAAGTTTCGATATTGCTGACGTCATCAATTCTTTAAATGAAAAATTAATTTTCCGCCATCCGCATATTTACGGCGATGTTGAGGTGAAAGATGAAGAAGAGGTTAAGCAGAATTGGGAGCAATTAAAATTAAAGGAAGGTAACAAATCGATTCTTTCCGGCGTGACGAAAGGAACTCCGAGTTTGATAAAAGCCTACAGAATTCAGGATAAAGTAAAAGGAATCGGGTTTGAATTTGCCAATGCAGAAGATGCCTGGAAAAAAGTAGAGGAAGAATTAGTCGAGTTTCACGCTGAAACCGATCTTTACAAAAAAGAGCAGGAATTAGGCGATGTCTTTTTTTCGCTTGTTAATTATGCCCGTATTTCCGGTATTAATCCCGACACGGCTTTAGAAAGAACCAATAACAAATTCATCAACAGATTCCAGAAAATGGAAAATATGGCTTTAAATAAAAATCTAAATTTGGCAGATTTGAATTTAGAGCAAATGGATGAACTTTGGGAAGAAGCTAAGAAAAATGAATAA
- a CDS encoding DUF5606 family protein, with translation MKLEKIISISGKPGLYKLISQLKNGFIVEDVLTKKKASISNSSQVSLLDNIAMFTFDNEVPLFEVFENLAKNEDYKETISHKSSEDDLRALMSKSLPNYDTERVYVSDIKKLAQWYNILHKAGYITPESFVKPEGAKEEEPAIAEKKDAKKAAPKTEKASAPKAKASTAAKSAPKSTHRKMG, from the coding sequence ATGAAGTTAGAAAAAATAATCTCAATTTCCGGAAAACCAGGACTTTACAAATTGATTTCACAGTTGAAAAACGGGTTTATCGTAGAAGATGTTTTGACGAAGAAAAAAGCCAGTATTTCTAATTCTTCACAAGTAAGTTTATTAGATAATATCGCGATGTTTACTTTTGATAATGAAGTTCCCTTGTTTGAAGTTTTTGAAAATTTAGCAAAAAACGAAGATTATAAAGAAACCATTTCTCACAAATCTTCAGAAGATGATTTGAGAGCTTTGATGAGCAAGTCCTTGCCAAATTATGATACCGAAAGAGTGTATGTTTCTGATATTAAAAAATTGGCACAATGGTATAATATTCTTCACAAAGCCGGTTACATTACACCAGAAAGTTTTGTAAAACCGGAAGGAGCGAAAGAAGAAGAACCTGCAATTGCAGAAAAGAAAGACGCTAAAAAAGCAGCGCCGAAAACAGAAAAAGCTTCAGCTCCAAAAGCAAAAGCTTCTACAGCAGCGAAATCTGCACCGAAAAGTACACACAGAAAAATGGGATAA
- a CDS encoding ATP-binding response regulator, which produces MILIVDDSPENIISLKKVLEKNDFEVDTASSGEEALKKILKKSYVLIILDVQMPGMDGFEVAEAVSGYSKAKETAIIFLSAATANVNLITRGYSSGGLDYISKPVDMNILLLKVKTFYRIYEQSRALNEMQKALREEIEFRKEAERKKDEFISIASHELKTPMTSIKGYIQLLEKSLDKNDKETIRARLHKVQNQIEKLNVLIADLLDISKIESGKLKFNKQYFSFDNLLEHLIEVMQQSNPQVKIVKKGSVDGNIFGDEMRIEQVIINFITNAIKYGPDGEEIHINSEIRDNELYFSVKDFGIGMSEEHQQKIFEKFYRIEETSERFQGLGIGLYICQEIIDRHKGKIGAHSVLGEGSEFYFQIPLYSEKEEKKQPQL; this is translated from the coding sequence ATGATCCTAATCGTCGATGATTCGCCGGAAAATATAATTTCCTTAAAAAAAGTTCTTGAAAAAAATGATTTCGAGGTAGATACTGCATCATCGGGTGAAGAGGCCTTAAAAAAAATACTGAAGAAGTCCTATGTTTTGATTATTCTTGATGTTCAAATGCCGGGAATGGACGGTTTTGAAGTTGCGGAAGCAGTCTCCGGTTACAGCAAGGCCAAAGAAACTGCCATTATTTTTCTGTCTGCGGCTACTGCAAATGTAAATCTTATTACGCGCGGCTATTCGTCTGGCGGTCTGGATTATATCAGCAAACCTGTTGATATGAATATTCTTCTTTTAAAAGTAAAAACATTTTACCGTATTTACGAACAGAGCCGCGCGCTGAATGAAATGCAGAAAGCCCTGCGCGAAGAAATCGAATTCCGGAAAGAGGCAGAACGCAAAAAAGATGAGTTCATCAGCATTGCCAGTCATGAACTTAAAACACCCATGACGAGTATTAAAGGATACATTCAACTCCTGGAAAAAAGTCTGGATAAAAATGATAAAGAAACCATTCGGGCACGCCTTCATAAAGTACAGAATCAAATCGAAAAACTAAATGTACTCATTGCTGACCTCCTGGATATTTCTAAAATTGAAAGTGGAAAATTGAAATTTAACAAACAGTATTTTTCCTTCGATAACTTGCTCGAGCATTTGATAGAAGTAATGCAGCAGTCAAATCCTCAGGTTAAGATTGTAAAAAAAGGCAGCGTCGATGGAAATATTTTTGGGGACGAAATGCGCATCGAGCAGGTCATTATAAATTTCATCACCAACGCGATTAAATATGGTCCCGACGGTGAGGAAATTCACATCAACTCTGAAATTAGAGACAATGAATTATATTTTTCTGTAAAAGATTTCGGTATTGGAATGTCTGAAGAACATCAACAAAAGATCTTTGAAAAATTTTACCGCATCGAAGAAACCTCTGAACGATTTCAGGGACTGGGAATCGGATTATACATTTGCCAGGAAATCATTGACCGGCATAAAGGAAAAATTGGTGCTCACAGCGTACTTGGCGAGGGCTCTGAGTTTTATTTCCAAATACCCCTATATTCTGAAAAAGAAGAAAAAAAACAACCTCAATTATGA
- the def gene encoding peptide deformylase yields the protein MILPIRAFGDAVLRKHCHDIDKDYPELQTLIDNLFETMHSANGIGLAAPQVGLDIRLFVVDISPLAEDEDYEDIAEELKDFKKVFINAKILEESGEEWKFNEGCLSIPDVREDVKRKETIVIEYYDENFVKHTDTFSDMRARVIQHEYDHIEGILFTDHLSSLKKKLVKGKLMKISHGDVSVNYKMRFPK from the coding sequence ATGATACTACCGATTAGAGCATTTGGAGATGCCGTTTTAAGAAAACATTGTCACGATATTGATAAAGATTATCCCGAGTTACAAACCTTGATTGATAATTTATTTGAAACCATGCACAGTGCCAATGGTATTGGTTTGGCCGCGCCACAAGTGGGTCTGGATATCCGCTTATTTGTCGTGGATATTTCTCCATTGGCAGAAGATGAAGATTATGAGGATATTGCAGAAGAACTGAAGGATTTTAAAAAAGTTTTCATCAATGCGAAAATTTTGGAAGAATCCGGTGAAGAATGGAAATTCAATGAAGGTTGCCTCTCGATTCCGGATGTTCGGGAAGATGTGAAAAGAAAAGAAACCATTGTAATCGAATATTATGACGAAAATTTCGTTAAACATACCGATACTTTTTCCGATATGCGCGCAAGAGTTATTCAACATGAATATGATCATATTGAAGGAATTCTGTTCACCGATCATTTAAGTTCATTAAAGAAAAAATTAGTCAAAGGAAAACTGATGAAGATTTCACATGGTGACGTATCTGTGAATTATAAAATGCGATTTCCCAAATAA
- a CDS encoding ABC transporter permease: MFRTLFILIKKEFLQIFRNKSILAIIFVMPVIQLVILPLAANYEIKDIKIAVVDHDKSTQSRELIRKITASGYFKIMNYGENYNDAYQEVEKDKIDLILEIPNNFEKDLVRENNEKVLIAINAINGTKAGLSASYLGQILQNYNQQIQLEMNPELETVKKNSGLEIVPKFWFNETYNYRLSLVPGILAFLVTLIGGYLTALNIVEEKEIGTIEQINVSPIKKRDFILGKLIPFWILSMVAFTIGLLVTIFVYKIQMQGSYLLLYAFISVYLIAILGMGLLASVYSDTQQQSMFMVFFFMMIFILMSGLFTPTESMTDWAKYIAYLNPVTYGVDGVRLIMLKDSGFMDLLPHFVFIIGLAIVVISWSVLRYHKTS, translated from the coding sequence ATGTTTAGAACATTATTCATATTAATCAAAAAAGAATTCCTGCAAATATTCAGGAACAAATCTATATTGGCCATCATTTTCGTGATGCCGGTGATTCAGTTGGTGATTCTTCCTTTGGCCGCAAACTATGAAATAAAAGATATTAAAATCGCCGTCGTAGATCACGATAAATCAACCCAGTCCCGCGAACTCATTCGGAAAATTACGGCGTCGGGATATTTTAAAATCATGAATTATGGCGAGAATTACAACGACGCCTACCAGGAAGTTGAAAAAGACAAAATCGATTTAATCCTTGAGATCCCGAATAATTTCGAAAAAGATCTGGTGCGCGAAAACAATGAAAAAGTATTAATCGCCATCAACGCCATCAACGGAACAAAAGCCGGACTTTCCGCCAGTTATCTAGGACAGATTCTGCAGAATTACAATCAGCAAATTCAGTTAGAAATGAATCCGGAACTGGAAACGGTGAAGAAAAATTCAGGCTTAGAAATCGTGCCTAAATTCTGGTTCAATGAAACCTATAATTACCGACTTTCTTTAGTTCCGGGAATCCTGGCGTTTCTGGTGACTCTAATCGGTGGCTATTTGACCGCTTTAAATATCGTAGAAGAAAAAGAAATCGGAACCATCGAACAGATCAATGTGTCGCCAATTAAGAAAAGAGATTTCATTTTAGGAAAATTAATTCCCTTTTGGATTTTATCAATGGTTGCTTTTACGATCGGACTTTTGGTTACTATTTTCGTTTATAAAATTCAAATGCAGGGAAGTTATCTTCTTCTCTATGCTTTCATTTCCGTTTACCTCATCGCGATTTTGGGAATGGGACTTTTGGCTTCAGTGTACAGTGATACGCAGCAGCAATCGATGTTTATGGTCTTCTTTTTTATGATGATTTTTATATTAATGAGTGGACTTTTCACGCCGACAGAAAGCATGACCGATTGGGCAAAATATATCGCCTATTTAAATCCTGTGACGTATGGTGTTGATGGTGTACGTTTAATAATGTTGAAAGACAGTGGTTTTATGGATCTGCTTCCGCACTTTGTATTTATTATCGGACTGGCTATTGTCGTTATTTCGTGGTCTGTTTTGCGCTATCACAAAACAAGTTAG
- the ruvX gene encoding Holliday junction resolvase RuvX, producing MSQILAIDYGRARCGLAVTDDMQIIASGLETVPTKEIFSFLKKYFQENAVGQIVVGLPTDLKGNLNEVEVEILKFLEKFKSQFPTVEIARFDERFTSKMASFFISQSGKSKKKREEKGLIDKVSATLILQNYLEQIKR from the coding sequence ATGTCACAAATATTAGCAATTGATTATGGAAGAGCGCGGTGCGGTCTGGCTGTAACCGACGATATGCAGATCATTGCAAGTGGTTTGGAAACCGTTCCCACAAAAGAGATTTTTTCTTTTTTGAAAAAGTATTTTCAGGAAAATGCGGTGGGACAAATTGTAGTGGGACTTCCCACGGATTTAAAAGGTAATTTGAATGAGGTAGAAGTTGAAATTTTAAAATTCCTGGAAAAATTTAAATCCCAGTTTCCTACGGTTGAAATAGCGCGTTTTGATGAGAGGTTTACCTCCAAAATGGCTTCCTTTTTTATCTCCCAAAGTGGGAAAAGCAAAAAGAAGCGCGAAGAAAAAGGATTAATTGATAAAGTGAGTGCAACACTTATTTTGCAAAATTATTTAGAGCAGATAAAAAGATGA
- a CDS encoding SixA phosphatase family protein, giving the protein MKTIILVRHAKSDWPENTDDFDRPLAEKGIHDAEKMSHFLKEKNIEIEKFFSSPALRALSTCEIFNKEYHIEIETIQKLYNASDTNFENITVDLDDQLNTVAMFSHNNGISNFANSMSDDMFMFPTCGVAGFQIDCDSWSEFHGANKKLIFFYDPKKI; this is encoded by the coding sequence ATGAAAACAATAATTCTTGTAAGGCACGCCAAAAGTGATTGGCCCGAAAATACCGATGATTTTGATCGGCCACTTGCGGAAAAAGGCATTCATGATGCTGAAAAAATGTCTCACTTTTTGAAAGAAAAAAATATCGAAATCGAAAAATTCTTTTCCAGTCCGGCCTTACGTGCGCTTTCGACGTGTGAAATTTTCAATAAAGAATATCATATTGAAATAGAGACCATTCAAAAATTGTATAACGCTTCTGATACCAATTTTGAAAATATTACGGTCGATTTAGATGATCAACTCAATACGGTGGCCATGTTTTCTCATAACAATGGAATTTCCAATTTCGCCAACAGCATGTCCGATGATATGTTTATGTTCCCAACTTGCGGCGTTGCAGGTTTTCAGATCGATTGTGATTCCTGGTCAGAATTTCATGGAGCAAATAAGAAACTGATCTTCTTTTACGACCCGAAGAAGATTTAA